A single window of Methylocella tundrae DNA harbors:
- a CDS encoding polyhydroxyalkanoate depolymerase — MPPFTYELHEISHLALAPARAISDIAQLWLKSPVNLLSYTHVGKNMVATVELFERMTRRYGKPAFGLSSTIVGGKRTPVVEKIVWRRPFCRLIHFERQLEGIQGEPQPKLLIVAPMSGHHSTLLRGTVEAFFPFYDVYITDWADARLMPMSAGRFDLDDYIDYLISICEHLSKEKDGVALHTLGVCQPAAPLFAAVALMEAEDNPHVPASMTLMGGPIDTRRSPTKVNLLAQERGSAWFQRNCISTVPLGYHGAGREVYPGFLQLAGFMAMNIDRHVNAHIDLFSHLVEGDGDSADKHRDFYDEYLSVMDLTAEFYLQTVDTVFVKHALPKGEMTHHGAKVDFAAIHRVALMTVEGENDDISGAGQTLAAHDLCYNLPASMKADYLQEKVGHYGVFNGSRFRNQIVPRILDFHANGKRSVRNLSLVERI; from the coding sequence ATGCCTCCGTTCACTTACGAATTGCATGAAATCTCTCACCTCGCACTCGCGCCTGCTCGAGCGATTTCGGATATTGCTCAGCTCTGGCTGAAGAGCCCTGTCAATTTGCTGTCCTATACCCATGTCGGCAAGAACATGGTCGCGACGGTCGAACTCTTTGAACGCATGACGCGCCGCTACGGAAAGCCGGCGTTCGGCCTGTCGAGCACGATTGTCGGCGGCAAGCGCACGCCCGTGGTTGAAAAGATCGTTTGGCGGCGCCCGTTCTGCAGGTTGATCCATTTCGAGCGGCAGTTGGAAGGCATTCAGGGGGAGCCGCAACCAAAGCTCCTGATCGTTGCGCCGATGTCTGGCCACCATTCCACCCTGCTGCGCGGAACCGTCGAGGCCTTTTTTCCTTTTTATGACGTCTACATCACCGATTGGGCCGACGCCCGATTGATGCCGATGTCCGCCGGCCGTTTCGACTTGGATGATTATATTGATTACCTGATTTCCATCTGCGAGCACTTGAGCAAGGAGAAGGACGGCGTTGCACTGCATACGCTCGGCGTGTGCCAGCCGGCGGCGCCTTTGTTCGCCGCTGTGGCGCTGATGGAGGCGGAGGATAATCCTCACGTTCCAGCTTCGATGACCTTGATGGGCGGCCCGATCGATACGCGGCGCAGCCCGACCAAAGTCAATCTTCTGGCGCAAGAGCGCGGCAGCGCGTGGTTCCAGCGTAATTGCATCAGCACTGTGCCGCTCGGATATCACGGCGCCGGCCGCGAGGTTTATCCAGGCTTTCTACAACTTGCCGGCTTCATGGCGATGAATATTGATCGCCACGTCAACGCCCATATCGACCTGTTCAGCCACCTTGTCGAAGGCGACGGCGATTCTGCCGATAAGCATCGCGATTTTTACGACGAATATCTGTCGGTCATGGATTTGACCGCCGAATTCTATCTGCAAACCGTCGACACAGTATTCGTGAAGCACGCCTTGCCAAAAGGCGAGATGACTCATCACGGCGCGAAGGTCGACTTCGCCGCCATCCACAGAGTGGCGCTCATGACGGTCGAAGGCGAGAACGACGATATTTCCGGAGCTGGCCAGACCTTGGCCGCGCATGATCTCTGCTATAACCTTCCAGCATCCATGAAGGCTGATTATCTGCAGGAAAAGGTTGGCCATTACGGGGTCTTCAACGGATCGCGTTTCCGCAACCAGATCGTCCCGCGCATTCTGGATTTTCACGCCAACGGCAAGCGTTCGGTGCGTAATCTGTCTTTGGTCGAACGCATCTGA
- a CDS encoding M48 family metallopeptidase: MLRLLRKDVPPAKRADFIDVSHSGETYRISIKRTALARRFTLRVRTATRDVMLTLPARASIKEAKSFAERHAPWIGAKLRRLPEKIRFEPGGVVPLRGVFHRIALRPGPRGTGAVTAAHEEQGSGGETGAGRILYVSGEASFTPRRVQEFLIREARRDIETAVARHAERLNVKPRKITLRDTSSRWGSCSASGALSFSWRLILAPSFVLDYLAAHEVAHLVHMNHSAAFWAVVGRLSPDVEAAESWLKANGAGLLRFGAGKSGAD; this comes from the coding sequence ATGCTGCGTCTGCTCCGAAAGGATGTCCCTCCGGCGAAGAGGGCTGACTTCATTGATGTCTCGCATAGCGGCGAGACATACCGGATTAGCATCAAGCGCACGGCCTTGGCTCGGCGTTTCACTTTGCGCGTCCGGACGGCGACGCGCGACGTGATGCTGACCCTGCCGGCGCGCGCCAGCATCAAAGAGGCAAAATCCTTCGCCGAGCGCCACGCGCCCTGGATTGGCGCGAAATTGCGCAGGCTGCCGGAGAAAATCCGTTTCGAGCCCGGAGGAGTTGTGCCCTTGCGCGGGGTTTTCCACAGGATCGCTCTGCGGCCGGGCCCGCGCGGAACCGGCGCGGTGACCGCCGCCCACGAAGAGCAGGGATCTGGCGGTGAAACAGGGGCCGGGCGAATTCTTTATGTCAGCGGCGAGGCCTCCTTCACACCGCGGCGCGTGCAGGAGTTCCTGATTCGCGAGGCGAGGCGCGACATCGAGACGGCGGTCGCGCGTCACGCGGAAAGGCTCAACGTCAAGCCGCGCAAGATCACCTTGCGCGATACGAGCAGCCGGTGGGGGTCTTGCTCAGCGTCCGGCGCGCTGAGCTTTTCGTGGCGCCTCATTCTGGCGCCGTCTTTTGTGCTCGATTATCTGGCCGCGCATGAAGTCGCGCATCTCGTCCATATGAATCATTCGGCCGCCTTCTGGGCGGTCGTCGGACGGCTGTCGCCGGATGTCGAGGCGGCCGAGTCCTGGCTGAAAGCCAACGGCGCGGGTTTGCTTCGATTCGGCGCCGGCAAAAGCGGCGCCGACTGA
- the rpmB gene encoding 50S ribosomal protein L28 codes for MSRRCDLTGKAVQTGNLVSHSNHKTRTRFLPNLCNVTLISDVLQRKLRFRVAAAALRSVEHRGGLDAFLVKADDAELSTGALAVKREILKKQAGAA; via the coding sequence ATGTCCCGCCGCTGCGATTTGACCGGCAAGGCCGTACAAACCGGCAATCTGGTCAGCCATTCGAACCATAAGACGCGGACGCGTTTCCTGCCGAACCTTTGCAACGTCACGCTGATCTCCGACGTGTTGCAGCGCAAGCTCCGCTTTCGCGTCGCCGCTGCGGCCCTGCGGTCGGTCGAGCATCGCGGCGGCCTCGACGCGTTCCTCGTCAAGGCCGACGACGCCGAACTTTCGACCGGCGCCCTCGCCGTCAAGCGAGAGATCCTCAAGAAGCAGGCCGGCGCCGCCTGA
- a CDS encoding DNA translocase FtsK encodes MRTTTSMTALDLIPESLRAFAARRGAELAGLCLIAGTIALILALLSWSVEDPSFNHATSGPVHNLLGSTGAVAADLLMQMLGLGVIAFLIPVGLWGWRLLTARRLERITSRLVLWIAGGALAAAVASLLPVTTRWPLPTGLGGVIGDALLAIPKRLMAGFAPGLLLLGLGLTAGAILALSASVGLRDQFDDLDEDEDEDARPVRRRADAEDDDSGGPGFALVALGALIHAFLSLKAALARQIARRRAARVTAPTPAPWQTAPQFSPRDFDPPLQGFEPLVESDQPFDFGAAPLTWPEQGIAEPRFDATAYAPPATRAAARQKSEAGEKPRSAAGPEAAAPARRIVAPPPAPVRPGQRAQKEAHPSLKDRFGRNDYVLPPLNMLAEPKKLVSNQVSEDALGQNARLLEGVLEDFGVKGEIINVRPGPVVTLYELEPAPGIKSSRVIGLADDIARSMSAISARVAVVQGRNAIGIELPNQRRETVFLRELLGSEDFEKSKHRLAIALGKTIGGEPIIVDLARMPHLLVAGTTGSGKSVAINTMILSLLYRLRPEECRLIMVDPKMLELSVYDGIPHLLTPVVTDPKKAVVALKWAVREMEDRYKKMSKLGVRNIEGFNARVVEASAKGETLMRTVQTGYDRETGEAIYEHEPMDLSPLPFIVVIVDEMADLMMVAGKDIEGAIQRLAQMARAAGIHLIMATQRPSVDVITGTIKANFPTRISFQVTSKIDSRTILGEQGAEQLLGQGDMLYMAGGGRISRVHGPFVADGEVEKVVAHLKSQGQPEYLEAITSEDDVADAEDGGGASPGSMDAEESGDLYDRAVAIVLRDRKCSTSYIQRRLSVGYNKAASLVERMEQEGVVGAPNHSGKRAILVGGGIDRGAFDLAAEG; translated from the coding sequence ATGCGAACGACAACCAGCATGACGGCGCTCGACCTGATCCCCGAATCGCTGCGCGCTTTCGCAGCGCGCCGGGGGGCGGAGCTCGCCGGGCTTTGCCTCATCGCCGGAACGATCGCCCTCATCCTCGCTCTCCTGTCCTGGTCCGTCGAAGACCCGAGCTTCAATCACGCCACCTCCGGCCCGGTCCATAATCTGCTCGGATCGACCGGCGCGGTCGCCGCCGATCTGCTGATGCAGATGCTCGGCCTCGGCGTGATCGCTTTTCTGATTCCGGTTGGCCTCTGGGGCTGGCGCCTGCTCACGGCGCGGCGGCTCGAACGCATAACGAGCCGCCTCGTGCTTTGGATCGCCGGCGGCGCGCTCGCGGCGGCTGTCGCCTCGCTGCTGCCGGTCACGACGCGATGGCCGCTGCCGACGGGCCTTGGCGGCGTCATCGGCGACGCGCTTCTGGCGATTCCGAAAAGGCTGATGGCCGGCTTCGCCCCCGGCCTTCTTTTGCTTGGCCTTGGCCTGACCGCTGGAGCGATTCTCGCGCTCTCCGCCAGCGTCGGCCTTCGCGATCAGTTCGACGATCTCGACGAAGACGAGGACGAGGATGCGCGTCCCGTCCGGCGCCGGGCCGACGCCGAGGACGACGACTCGGGCGGTCCGGGCTTTGCGCTGGTCGCGCTTGGCGCTCTCATTCACGCGTTTCTCAGCCTCAAGGCGGCGCTCGCGCGCCAGATCGCGCGCCGCCGGGCGGCCCGCGTCACAGCGCCAACTCCGGCTCCCTGGCAGACCGCGCCGCAGTTTTCGCCGCGCGACTTTGATCCTCCATTGCAAGGTTTCGAGCCGCTGGTGGAATCCGATCAGCCCTTCGATTTCGGAGCGGCGCCGCTCACCTGGCCGGAGCAGGGGATCGCCGAACCGCGCTTTGACGCGACCGCCTATGCGCCGCCGGCGACGCGCGCCGCCGCGCGCCAGAAAAGCGAAGCCGGCGAAAAGCCCAGATCAGCGGCCGGCCCCGAAGCCGCCGCGCCGGCGCGCCGCATCGTCGCCCCGCCGCCGGCGCCGGTCCGGCCGGGACAGCGCGCCCAGAAAGAAGCCCATCCGTCTTTGAAGGACCGATTCGGGCGCAACGACTATGTCCTGCCGCCGCTGAATATGCTCGCCGAGCCGAAGAAGCTCGTCAGCAATCAGGTCTCCGAGGACGCACTGGGTCAGAACGCGCGCCTGCTCGAGGGCGTGCTGGAGGATTTCGGCGTCAAGGGCGAGATCATCAATGTGCGTCCCGGGCCCGTCGTGACGCTCTACGAACTGGAGCCGGCGCCCGGCATCAAATCCTCCCGCGTGATCGGACTTGCCGATGACATCGCCCGTTCGATGTCGGCGATCTCCGCCCGCGTCGCCGTGGTGCAGGGCCGCAACGCCATTGGCATCGAATTGCCCAATCAGCGCCGCGAAACCGTTTTCCTGCGCGAATTATTGGGTTCGGAGGATTTCGAGAAGTCAAAACATCGGCTCGCCATTGCCCTTGGCAAGACGATCGGCGGCGAGCCGATCATCGTCGATCTCGCCCGCATGCCGCATCTTCTCGTCGCGGGCACCACCGGGTCGGGCAAATCAGTCGCCATCAACACCATGATTCTCTCGCTGCTCTACCGGCTTCGGCCGGAGGAGTGCCGGCTCATCATGGTCGATCCGAAAATGCTCGAATTGTCAGTCTATGACGGCATTCCGCATCTTTTGACGCCGGTGGTCACCGATCCCAAAAAGGCTGTCGTCGCGCTGAAATGGGCGGTCCGCGAAATGGAGGACCGCTACAAGAAAATGTCGAAGCTCGGCGTGCGAAACATCGAGGGATTTAATGCGCGCGTCGTTGAGGCTTCGGCCAAGGGCGAAACTCTGATGCGCACGGTGCAGACGGGTTATGACCGGGAGACCGGCGAGGCGATCTATGAGCATGAGCCCATGGATCTGTCGCCGCTGCCTTTCATCGTCGTCATCGTCGATGAGATGGCCGATCTCATGATGGTCGCCGGCAAGGACATCGAAGGGGCCATTCAGCGCCTCGCCCAGATGGCGCGCGCGGCGGGCATCCATCTCATCATGGCGACCCAAAGGCCCTCGGTCGACGTCATTACCGGCACCATCAAGGCGAATTTCCCGACCCGCATTTCCTTTCAGGTCACTTCCAAGATCGACAGCCGCACCATTCTCGGCGAGCAGGGCGCCGAGCAGCTGCTCGGCCAGGGCGACATGCTCTACATGGCCGGCGGCGGCCGCATCTCCCGCGTGCATGGGCCTTTCGTCGCCGACGGCGAAGTCGAGAAAGTCGTCGCCCATCTCAAAAGCCAGGGCCAGCCGGAATATCTCGAGGCGATCACTTCAGAGGATGATGTCGCCGACGCCGAAGATGGCGGCGGCGCTTCCCCCGGCAGCATGGACGCCGAAGAGTCGGGCGACCTCTACGACCGGGCCGTCGCGATCGTGCTGCGCGACCGCAAATGCTCGACGAGCTACATTCAGCGCCGTCTTTCGGTCGGCTACAACAAGGCCGCCTCTCTGGTCGAGCGGATGGAGCAGGAAGGAGTCGTCGGCGCCCCCAATCATTCCGGCAAGCGCGCCATTCTTGTCGGCGGCGGGATCGACCGCGGCGCATTCGACCTCGCGGCGGAGGGGTGA
- the metB gene encoding cystathionine gamma-synthase: MSKQKALQTIAAANGVAEDSAYGAVTPPIYLSSTFAFERFEKGGAYEYSRSGNPTRDVLADTLAKLEGGAGAVTLASGMAAINLVLAPLEAGDLVVAPHDCYSGAQRLLSAHADKGHFRLELIDLANEDALATALGRRPKLLIIETPSNPLMRVTDLRLLCGRAKEVGAKVAVDNTFLSPALQRPLTFGADYVIHSMTKFLNGHSDVVGGAVICAHADDVEEMKNWANITGVTGSAFDAYLTLRGVRTLFARIERQQKTAGAIASFLQQHPSVEAVHYPGLPSHPSHGVAKAQQSGFGAMLSFEISGGVEAVRRLVETVEIFTLAESLGGVESLIAHPATMTHVSMTPEARSCAGIKDNLLRLSVGLEDEADLIGDLSRALDARG, encoded by the coding sequence ATGAGTAAACAAAAAGCGCTCCAGACCATCGCCGCGGCCAATGGCGTCGCGGAAGACAGCGCCTACGGAGCGGTAACGCCGCCGATCTATCTTTCGAGCACCTTCGCTTTCGAAAGATTTGAGAAGGGCGGCGCCTATGAATATTCGCGCTCCGGCAATCCGACCCGCGACGTCCTCGCCGACACGCTGGCGAAGCTCGAAGGCGGCGCTGGCGCCGTCACTCTGGCGAGCGGCATGGCCGCGATCAATCTGGTGCTTGCGCCGCTTGAAGCCGGCGATCTCGTCGTCGCTCCGCATGACTGCTATTCCGGCGCCCAGAGGCTGCTGAGCGCGCATGCCGACAAAGGTCATTTCAGGCTCGAACTGATTGATCTTGCCAATGAGGACGCGCTGGCCACCGCCCTGGGCCGGCGCCCCAAACTCCTGATAATCGAGACGCCGAGCAATCCATTGATGCGCGTCACGGATCTTCGCCTCCTGTGCGGCCGCGCAAAGGAGGTCGGCGCGAAAGTCGCCGTCGACAACACATTCCTGTCGCCTGCCCTGCAACGACCGCTCACCTTCGGCGCCGATTATGTCATTCATTCGATGACGAAATTCCTTAACGGCCATTCCGATGTCGTCGGCGGCGCTGTGATCTGCGCGCATGCGGACGACGTCGAGGAAATGAAAAACTGGGCCAACATCACGGGCGTCACGGGTTCGGCCTTTGACGCTTATCTCACGTTGCGCGGCGTTCGGACTCTGTTTGCCCGCATCGAGCGCCAGCAGAAGACGGCGGGCGCGATCGCTTCCTTCCTGCAGCAGCATCCCTCGGTCGAGGCGGTGCATTATCCGGGACTTCCCTCGCACCCTTCGCATGGCGTCGCCAAAGCGCAGCAAAGCGGCTTTGGCGCCATGCTCAGCTTCGAAATCAGCGGCGGAGTCGAGGCGGTGCGCCGTCTCGTCGAGACGGTCGAGATCTTCACCCTGGCGGAATCCCTCGGCGGCGTCGAAAGCCTCATCGCGCATCCAGCCACCATGACGCATGTGAGCATGACGCCCGAAGCGCGCTCCTGCGCCGGGATCAAGGACAATCTTCTGCGGCTCTCGGTTGGCCTCGAAGATGAGGCGGATCTCATCGGCGATCTTTCGCGAGCGCTGGACGCGAGGGGGTGA
- a CDS encoding outer-membrane lipoprotein carrier protein LolA, with translation MKRTAGFVLAFVAGVAAVGLGAGLSRAEPSPVIPKPVKPVVAPAPAPKPFVPMDPQLAIQKANDYFNAATTMVGDFVQIGPDGKRSEGKIYVQRPGKLRFEYAAPATLEIVADGLSVAVHDRKTATKDVYFISQTPLKFLLKDHIDLAHDVKVVSVASDPSSVIIQVEDNATFGGTSEIKLIFDPAKFTLKQWQVTDPQGYETVISLFNIDLTKKPDPNIFQLTQERLSNTNN, from the coding sequence ATGAAGCGGACGGCAGGATTTGTTCTCGCATTCGTCGCTGGCGTGGCCGCCGTTGGGCTCGGCGCCGGACTGTCCCGCGCCGAACCCTCTCCGGTTATTCCGAAGCCGGTCAAACCTGTCGTCGCGCCTGCGCCCGCGCCAAAGCCCTTCGTCCCGATGGACCCCCAACTCGCGATCCAGAAGGCGAATGACTATTTCAACGCGGCGACGACAATGGTCGGCGATTTCGTTCAGATCGGCCCCGACGGAAAACGATCGGAAGGCAAAATCTACGTCCAGCGGCCGGGAAAACTTCGCTTTGAATACGCCGCCCCCGCAACGCTTGAGATTGTCGCGGACGGGCTGTCCGTCGCGGTTCATGACCGCAAGACGGCGACGAAAGACGTTTATTTCATCAGCCAGACGCCGCTCAAGTTTCTTCTCAAGGATCACATCGACCTTGCTCACGACGTGAAGGTCGTCAGCGTCGCGAGCGATCCGAGTTCGGTGATCATTCAGGTCGAGGATAATGCGACCTTTGGCGGGACGTCCGAAATCAAGCTGATTTTCGATCCTGCAAAGTTCACGCTGAAGCAATGGCAGGTGACCGATCCGCAAGGTTACGAAACAGTAATCTCTTTATTCAACATTGATTTGACCAAGAAACCAGACCCAAACATTTTCCAGCTGACCCAAGAGAGGTTGTCGAACACAAATAATTGA
- the xth gene encoding exodeoxyribonuclease III gives MRLTVATWNINSVRLRINLVARFLKEHAPDVLCLQETKCRDAEFPLGDFHKLGYSHVVINGQKGYHGVAIASKLPLTEADRRGFCDKGDARHVAVTLTPAADKPVRLHNFYVPAGGDEPDPLINPKFAHKLAFLDELVAWMSADGVANTDAIMVGDLNIAPLEADVWSHKALLRVVSHTPIEVEKLGLVLRAGPWVDAMRRYVPADEKLYTWWSYRARDWAESNRGRRLDHVWVSESLAPRLGGMRVLSESRGWERPSDHVPVLVHLDY, from the coding sequence ATGCGCCTGACGGTCGCTACCTGGAACATCAATTCGGTTCGCCTGCGGATCAATCTCGTCGCGCGTTTCCTCAAGGAGCATGCGCCCGACGTCCTGTGCCTCCAGGAGACCAAATGCCGCGACGCCGAGTTTCCGCTCGGTGACTTCCATAAGCTCGGCTATTCGCACGTCGTGATCAACGGCCAAAAAGGGTATCACGGCGTTGCGATCGCCTCGAAACTGCCCTTGACCGAGGCTGACCGCCGCGGTTTCTGCGATAAGGGGGACGCGAGGCACGTCGCCGTGACGTTAACGCCCGCCGCCGATAAACCGGTCAGGCTCCACAATTTTTATGTGCCCGCCGGCGGCGATGAGCCTGACCCCCTGATTAATCCGAAATTCGCCCACAAGCTGGCGTTCCTCGACGAACTGGTCGCCTGGATGAGCGCCGATGGGGTCGCGAACACGGACGCGATCATGGTCGGCGATCTCAATATCGCGCCGCTCGAGGCCGACGTCTGGAGCCACAAGGCGCTGCTGCGCGTCGTCAGCCATACGCCGATCGAAGTCGAGAAGCTTGGTCTCGTCCTGCGGGCAGGGCCGTGGGTCGACGCCATGCGGCGCTATGTGCCGGCCGATGAGAAGCTCTACACCTGGTGGAGTTATCGCGCGCGGGACTGGGCTGAGTCCAACAGGGGGCGCCGGCTCGATCACGTGTGGGTTAGCGAAAGCCTGGCTCCGCGCCTCGGCGGCATGCGGGTGTTAAGCGAAAGTCGCGGCTGGGAGCGCCCCTCCGACCACGTGCCCGTACTGGTCCACCTTGATTATTAG
- a CDS encoding cyclic nucleotide-binding domain-containing protein — MALEDDVAKLARNGIFAALGPEALRLLAFSAETRILRAGDILFRRDDVSNGGFALLTGSVALDPSDHGVATARIVRPPALIGELALLTQTKRPATAIAREPSSVLRISQQLFRRILSEYPSSAERLQQSLAARLTGFTAELAAVWGDGPEPAEAARSEGE; from the coding sequence ATGGCTTTGGAGGACGACGTCGCCAAGCTTGCGCGCAACGGGATTTTCGCGGCGCTCGGCCCCGAAGCGCTGCGGCTTCTAGCTTTCTCGGCCGAAACCCGCATTTTGCGCGCGGGGGATATTCTGTTCCGCCGCGATGACGTGTCCAATGGCGGATTCGCTTTGCTTACCGGCTCGGTCGCGCTCGATCCGTCAGATCATGGCGTGGCGACGGCGCGGATCGTGCGGCCGCCCGCCCTCATCGGCGAACTTGCGCTTTTGACGCAGACGAAGCGGCCTGCGACGGCGATCGCGCGCGAACCCTCGAGCGTCCTGCGCATCTCGCAGCAGCTCTTTCGCCGTATCCTCAGCGAATATCCATCCAGCGCGGAGCGGCTGCAACAATCGCTGGCGGCGCGGCTCACCGGGTTTACAGCTGAACTCGCGGCCGTTTGGGGAGACGGGCCGGAGCCCGCCGAGGCCGCTCGATCCGAAGGCGAATAG
- a CDS encoding response regulator transcription factor produces MTQVLKILIADDDADLRAALAEQLSLHEEFSAVHADSAEGALSASRQETPDLIIMDVGLPDMDGREAVKRMREEGFKNPIIMLTGHDSEWDTVQGLDSGANDYVTKPFRFAVLLARMRAHLRQHETNEEALFRIGPYTFQPGAKLLISEKGEKLRLTEKETAILRFLYRAGQSVVVREVLLREVWGYNSNVTTHTLETHIYRLRQKIERDPAKAQLLITEAGGYKLLP; encoded by the coding sequence ATGACGCAGGTTCTGAAAATCTTGATCGCGGACGATGACGCCGATTTGCGCGCCGCCTTGGCCGAACAACTGTCCCTGCACGAAGAATTTTCGGCGGTCCACGCTGATTCGGCGGAGGGCGCGCTGTCCGCTTCACGTCAGGAGACGCCGGACCTGATCATCATGGATGTCGGCCTTCCGGATATGGATGGGCGCGAGGCGGTCAAACGCATGCGCGAGGAAGGCTTCAAAAACCCGATCATTATGCTCACCGGCCACGACAGCGAGTGGGACACCGTGCAGGGCCTCGACTCGGGCGCCAATGATTATGTCACGAAGCCGTTCCGCTTCGCCGTTTTGCTTGCGCGCATGCGCGCGCATCTACGCCAGCACGAAACCAACGAGGAAGCGCTGTTCCGGATCGGGCCCTATACCTTCCAGCCGGGCGCGAAGCTGTTGATCAGCGAAAAGGGCGAAAAGCTCCGCCTTACGGAGAAAGAGACCGCGATCCTGCGCTTCCTTTACCGGGCGGGACAGAGCGTCGTCGTCCGGGAAGTGCTGCTGCGCGAAGTCTGGGGCTATAACTCCAACGTCACGACGCATACGCTCGAAACCCATATTTACCGCCTGCGGCAAAAGATCGAGCGCGATCCCGCCAAGGCGCAACTGCTCATCACTGAAGCCGGCGGCTACAAGCTGCTCCCCTGA
- a CDS encoding L,D-transpeptidase family protein, with the protein MKSLAKDLRNPLRTTSSAPSPARPQLKRCLDRLTATRVPGQTPPIGRLHAGSLVLRCAIGGGGVRRDKREGDRASPAGSWRLLSAFYRSEKLRIRPSSLPMRPIRKDMGWCDDPDSGLYNRPIVAPFRQSHEKLWRADHLYDIVIVLDYNIMPRRKMRGSAIFLHCARPGFAPTEGCVALAADDFRRLLPRLSQRTVLTIR; encoded by the coding sequence ATGAAATCTCTTGCAAAAGACTTGAGAAATCCCTTGCGGACAACCTCAAGCGCACCCTCTCCAGCCCGTCCTCAACTTAAGCGTTGCCTTGATCGCCTGACGGCGACCCGCGTTCCCGGGCAAACCCCTCCCATCGGCAGGCTGCATGCTGGCTCCCTGGTTCTGCGCTGCGCCATCGGAGGCGGCGGCGTCAGACGCGACAAGCGGGAGGGCGATCGCGCAAGTCCGGCTGGAAGCTGGCGTCTCCTTTCAGCTTTCTATCGCTCAGAAAAACTACGCATCAGGCCGTCGTCTCTGCCCATGCGGCCAATCCGCAAAGATATGGGCTGGTGCGATGATCCCGACAGCGGGCTGTATAATCGACCGATTGTGGCGCCTTTCCGGCAATCTCATGAAAAGTTGTGGCGCGCCGATCACCTCTACGACATCGTGATTGTGCTCGACTACAATATTATGCCGCGACGGAAGATGCGCGGCAGCGCCATTTTCCTGCATTGCGCGCGTCCTGGCTTTGCCCCGACCGAGGGCTGCGTCGCCCTTGCCGCCGATGATTTCCGCCGGCTTCTGCCGCGCCTGTCGCAGCGGACGGTGCTGACGATCAGGTGA
- a CDS encoding YggS family pyridoxal phosphate-dependent enzyme: protein MARAARDVGRRPQDVTLVCVSKTFPAAEVEPLLAAGQRVFGENRVQEAMEKWPPLRQAYCGVELHLIGPLQSNKAHEAVMLFDVIETVDRDKIAKALAVEIQKTGRHPRLYIQVNTGAEPQKAGILPGEADGFIARCRGEFGLGVAGLMCIPPVDDQASPHFAMLNQIAARNGLKELSMGMSADFELAIQLGATHVRVGSAIFGARPKN from the coding sequence ATGGCCCGCGCGGCAAGGGACGTGGGGCGCAGGCCGCAGGACGTCACGCTGGTCTGCGTATCGAAAACCTTTCCCGCCGCCGAGGTCGAACCCTTGCTTGCCGCGGGCCAAAGAGTGTTCGGCGAAAATCGCGTGCAGGAGGCGATGGAAAAATGGCCGCCGCTGCGACAGGCCTATTGCGGGGTTGAGCTTCACCTCATCGGCCCGCTGCAATCGAACAAGGCGCATGAGGCGGTGATGCTGTTCGACGTCATCGAGACGGTCGATCGCGACAAGATCGCCAAGGCGCTGGCGGTCGAAATCCAGAAGACCGGACGCCATCCAAGGCTCTATATTCAGGTCAATACGGGAGCGGAGCCGCAAAAGGCGGGGATTTTGCCGGGGGAGGCCGATGGCTTCATCGCGCGCTGCCGGGGCGAGTTCGGTCTCGGCGTCGCGGGGCTGATGTGCATTCCGCCCGTCGATGATCAGGCCTCGCCGCACTTTGCCATGCTGAACCAGATCGCCGCGCGCAATGGGCTCAAAGAGCTCTCAATGGGCATGAGCGCCGATTTCGAGCTCGCCATTCAACTCGGCGCCACGCATGTGCGCGTCGGCAGCGCCATTTTTGGCGCAAGGCCCAAAAATTGA